Proteins encoded in a region of the Rhizobium sp. CC-YZS058 genome:
- a CDS encoding glycosyltransferase family 4 protein produces MHLVFLSSLVPVDHPASGFDIANRVVLDGLRALGHRVTVVGYLQPGQTPAPGGDLVLLGEQEVTNAKVGRATKAAWLARAILHGTTVSSAKMLATSTAKMRAILADLAPFDGLVLNSVQLAGAFAGVFARYPFVYVAHNAEAATARQNASTAGGRLERLLFAREARLLDGLERRLTRQALAVWTFCEADRHAFGSEVAARASLVPLLRQWQAPPREPAHPAYCRDIGLIGTWSWAANRTGLDWFLNAVVPHLPADLSIEVAGSVPDQPVSPHPGLRFVGRVEDAAQFVRSSRVVPLVSRGGTGVQLKTIETFEAGMPSVATRSSLRGIDAVPDNCVMADTPEAFAAALVDQVRAVRSGQTGPVSGYDFHERQKAALLAGLSAGLLALSRDPPPIRSAFALRPSRSAAVLSIPDRGLSQ; encoded by the coding sequence ATGCATCTCGTGTTCCTTTCCTCGCTGGTGCCGGTCGATCATCCGGCCTCGGGCTTCGACATCGCCAATCGCGTGGTGCTCGACGGTCTGCGGGCGCTGGGGCACAGGGTCACGGTGGTCGGCTATCTGCAACCCGGCCAGACGCCGGCGCCGGGCGGCGATCTCGTCCTGCTGGGTGAGCAGGAGGTGACCAATGCCAAGGTCGGTCGCGCCACCAAGGCGGCCTGGCTGGCACGGGCGATCCTGCACGGCACGACGGTTTCCTCGGCCAAGATGCTGGCCACGTCGACGGCGAAGATGCGCGCCATCCTCGCTGATCTCGCCCCCTTCGACGGTCTCGTTTTGAACTCCGTGCAGCTGGCCGGCGCCTTTGCGGGCGTCTTTGCGCGCTACCCCTTCGTCTATGTGGCCCACAATGCCGAGGCCGCGACGGCGCGGCAAAACGCATCCACGGCCGGCGGGCGTTTGGAGCGGCTGCTGTTTGCGCGCGAGGCGCGGCTTCTCGACGGGCTCGAGCGCCGCTTGACCCGGCAGGCGCTGGCGGTCTGGACCTTCTGCGAGGCCGACCGCCATGCCTTCGGCAGCGAGGTCGCGGCCCGTGCCAGTCTGGTGCCCCTGCTGCGCCAATGGCAGGCACCGCCGCGCGAGCCGGCGCACCCCGCCTATTGCCGCGATATCGGCCTGATCGGAACCTGGAGCTGGGCGGCCAATCGCACCGGGCTCGACTGGTTCCTGAACGCGGTCGTTCCGCATCTGCCCGCCGATCTTTCGATCGAGGTGGCGGGCAGCGTGCCGGACCAGCCGGTTTCGCCGCACCCGGGCCTGCGCTTTGTCGGCCGGGTCGAGGATGCGGCGCAGTTCGTGCGCTCCAGCCGCGTCGTGCCGCTGGTCAGCCGCGGCGGCACGGGCGTGCAGCTGAAAACCATCGAGACCTTTGAGGCCGGCATGCCGAGCGTCGCCACGCGGTCCTCGCTCCGCGGCATCGATGCCGTGCCGGACAATTGCGTGATGGCGGACACGCCGGAGGCGTTCGCGGCAGCGCTAGTGGACCAGGTGCGCGCCGTCCGCAGCGGGCAGACCGGACCCGTCTCCGGCTACGACTTCCACGAGCGCCAGAAGGCGGCCCTCCTTGCCGGCCTGTCTGCCGGGCTTCTGGCCTTGTCCAGGGATCCGCCGCCCATCCGCAGCGCCTTCGCGCTTCGCCCGTCGCGAAGCGCCGCCGTCCTCTCCATTCCCGACCGAGGTCTGTCCCAATGA